From Micromonospora rhizosphaerae, the proteins below share one genomic window:
- a CDS encoding TIGR00730 family Rossman fold protein — protein sequence MSQSNGRPQPGRDPGRERHRGAVTLRRGAIPSSTADQRLLDSRTRADWKTKDAWRALRILSEFVEGFDTLADLPPAVSVFGSARSRPDTPECRMAEELGAALARAGYAVITGGGPGVMEAANRGASEAGGLSVGLGIELPFEQGLNEWVDLAIDFRYFFARKTMFVKYAQAFVVLPGGFGTMDELFEALTLVQTGKVTRFPVVLMGTDYWRGLLDWLRDTMAAEGKIGPIDLELICLTDDVDAAVRHIVEAEVLSAEQEAVREESVARTEADQRAAADEGGRD from the coding sequence ATGAGCCAGAGCAACGGGCGGCCGCAGCCCGGCCGCGACCCGGGACGGGAGCGGCACCGGGGCGCCGTCACGCTGCGTCGCGGCGCGATCCCGAGCAGCACTGCCGACCAGCGGCTGCTCGACTCGCGGACGCGCGCCGACTGGAAGACCAAGGACGCCTGGCGGGCGCTGCGGATCCTGTCGGAGTTCGTCGAGGGCTTCGACACCCTGGCCGACCTGCCGCCCGCGGTCAGCGTCTTCGGCTCGGCCCGGAGTCGGCCGGATACCCCGGAGTGCCGGATGGCCGAGGAGTTGGGCGCTGCCCTGGCCCGGGCCGGGTACGCGGTGATCACCGGCGGCGGCCCGGGCGTGATGGAGGCGGCCAACCGGGGCGCCAGCGAGGCGGGCGGGCTCTCCGTCGGGCTCGGCATCGAGCTGCCGTTCGAGCAGGGGCTCAACGAGTGGGTCGACCTGGCCATCGACTTCCGCTACTTCTTCGCCCGCAAGACCATGTTCGTCAAGTACGCGCAGGCGTTCGTCGTGCTGCCCGGCGGCTTCGGCACCATGGACGAGCTCTTCGAGGCGCTCACCCTGGTGCAGACCGGCAAGGTCACCCGCTTCCCGGTCGTGCTCATGGGCACCGACTACTGGCGCGGTCTGCTCGACTGGCTGCGCGACACGATGGCGGCGGAGGGCAAGATCGGGCCGATCGACCTGGAGCTGATCTGCCTCACCGACGACGTCGACGCGGCCGTCCGGCACATCGTCGAGGCGGAGGTGCTCTCCGCCGAGCAGGAGGCGGTCCGCGAGGAGTCGGTCGCGCGTACCGAGGCGGACCAGCGGGCCGCCGCCGACGAGGGCGGGAGGGACTGA